One Fusobacterium sp. JB019 DNA window includes the following coding sequences:
- a CDS encoding transcription repressor NadR, translated as MGGNERRDKIIELIKGTEKPLSGGHLSKVLGVSRQVIVQDIALLRALDYNIISTSRGYLIHNLILDIPGRVINVFHTDAQIEDELNTVVDMGGIVEDVFIDHKVYGHFRAELNISNRMEVQKFLKELNSGKAVPLKNLTFGRHSHTIRAKDEGTLDLICEELDRKGYLITEEKIKF; from the coding sequence ATGGGTGGAAATGAAAGACGTGATAAAATAATAGAGTTAATTAAAGGAACTGAAAAGCCTTTATCAGGGGGACATTTATCAAAAGTACTAGGAGTTAGTAGACAAGTAATTGTCCAAGATATTGCTCTTTTAAGGGCACTAGATTATAATATTATTTCAACTTCAAGAGGTTATTTGATTCATAATTTAATTTTAGATATACCTGGTAGAGTTATAAATGTATTCCATACAGATGCTCAAATTGAAGATGAACTTAATACAGTTGTAGATATGGGTGGAATAGTGGAAGATGTTTTTATTGATCATAAAGTTTATGGACATTTTAGAGCAGAGTTAAATATAAGCAATAGAATGGAAGTTCAAAAATTTTTAAAAGAATTAAATTCAGGAAAAGCAGTACCTCTTAAAAACTTAACTTTTGGAAGACATTCTCATACAATAAGAGCTAAGGATGAGGGAACTTTGGATTTAATTTGTGAAGAATTAGATAGAAAAGGATATTTGATAACTGAAGAAAAAATAAAATTTTAG